tagtacagaagagtgcagtacagtgtagtacagaaGAGTGCAGTACAGTGCGGTAGTACAGAAGAGTGCAGTACAGTGTAGTACGGTGCATTACAGTATGGTTTATTAACGTCAGTATTGCTCAATGTGACTGGACCTATTCCACATCAATTACTAACTGGTCCTTCTCTCTTttattcctctccctctctctctctctctccccctctctctctctctgtctgtctctctctctctctctctctctctctctctctctgtctctctctctgtctctttctctgtctctctgtctctctctgtctctctgtctctctgtctctgtctgtctctgtctgtctgtctgtctgtctgtctgtctgtctgtctgtctgtctgtctgtctgtctctctctctctctctctctctctctctctctctctctctctctctgtctgtctctttctctgtctctctctctgtctgtctctctctctctctctccctctctgtctctctgtctctctgtctctctctctccctctccctctctctctctctctctctgtctctctgtctctctctctctctctctctctctctccctctctgtctctctgtctctctgtctgtctgtctctctctctccctctccctctctctctctctctctgtctctctgtctctctctctctgtctctctgtctctgtctgtctctgtctgtctgtctgtctgtctctctctctctctctctctgtctgtctctttctctgtctctctctctgtctgtctctctctctctctctccctctctgtctctctgtctctctgtctctctctctccctctctctctctctctctctgtctctctgtctctctctctctctctctctctctctctctctctctctctctctctctctctctctctctgtctctctgtctctctgtctctctctctccctctccctctctctctctctctctgtctctctctctctctctctctctctctctctctctctctctctctctctccctctctgtctctctgtctctctgtctctctctctccctctccctctctctctctctgcctgtctctctgtctctctctctctctgtgttcctcTTCAGCTGTCGAATGCGTTGCACTCTTGGCCGGGCGAGGGCAATAACCAGTCAGGAGGGGGCGCTGTGTGGCCGGGTGGACACAACCAGCCCGGTCCGTGGCCTGCTCAGTCGTCCGGTAACCCCACCTGGCCCAGTGAGTTCAGTTCGTCACTCTTTGCCAGTTAACTGATGTTTCAAACTGGTCAGCAGGGCGGCGATTAGTGGGAACAGTCTCAACAAACTGAATAAGCTAGCCAGGGTTTCAGACCCCGAATCCTTTACAAAGCCAGTCTGAAGCCACCGACATCTAGCCTCATATGTGGAAACACAGGTTGACAGAAGGCTTCAGACGATAGCCAGGGCTGATCTGGTCAATAAACAAAACGAATAGTATAAACCGCCACTGCTTCTTTCAGCTGCCCCCAAAAACACACCCGAAATCAAAGAAACTCCAGCCATCCCACACTGACATGTCACATTGATATATTAAGCAGGGCCTGCCGGAGATCCTGCATGGCCGGGGGGCCAGCCCGGGGGCCAGCCGGGGGGGCAACCCCATTGGCCAGGGGGCCAGCCCGGGGGGCAACCCCAATGGCCAGGGGGCCAGCCCGGGGGGCAACCCCAATGGCCAGGGGGCCAGCCCGGGGGGCAACCCCATTGGCCAGGGTCTGCAGAAACCCCCAGCCAGCCCACATGGCCGGCTAGGCCCAGCAATCCAGGAGCATGGCCCAGTTCTGGACCAGGTCCCGGACCCTCCATCCCAGCACCAAACAGCAttctggtaaagagagagagagagagcgagagagagagagagagcgagcaggtgtgtttgtgtggtgcGAGTGTCTGATACGAGATACTTCCTGTGTCAACAGAAGGTGCCGTacacgctgcagctgcctcacGGCGTCTTCGATAAGCTCCTCATCAGCATCGCTGCAGCCGTCCCACCCCACGCTAACAAGTTAGTAGTACTCTTCTCTGTGGAGGGGCGGATGGGGGACCAGTGGAGGGATGGGGTTATATTTGGTGGGAATAACTATTTGCTGGACATTTGTTTGCCAAATATTTTAGTGTCATCGTTCCCTTTGAAACAGAAGGTGTAACCCCAGTGCTGCTCGAGCTCCACCAACGAGAAGCACGGACGAATGTTTGACAAGTGTCaagaggatcatgtgactgaTAACGGGTCTATGAATGATGGGAGTGAACCTTTTTCCAAAAGATAGATGAATGATGGCGGCTTGTGTTTGTCTGCAGGTTCACGGTGAATCTGTCCACCGACCGGGACATCGCTTTCCACTTGAACCCTCGATTCCACGAGGCCGGCGGGAAGGTGGTCGTCCgaaacagccaaatcaacaaGAAATGGGGCCCAGAGGAACGAGAGCTTGGCTCCTTCCCGTTCCAGCATGGGAAACCTTTTGAGGTTTGGAAaccactgacagactgactgacagacagacacatgggcttgttacagacggacggacagacagacagggtgaagtCCCACGGAGAGGACGGGAATCCGGAGAGTATTTGGCTTGATAAAACCTCGGCATCCTCAGAAGATCATCGTCACCTCCATGTTAATGACGCTGGGGATGTTAATGACGTAGAAAGTGGTGTTATATTATTTGAGTGATTCGTTGCAAAGGGAGCGTGGGCGGTAGGTAGAGAGGacagggggaggagggagggtttCCTGGCTGGCATGCTGAAGCTGCAGGGCAGCTGGACAGACACAGCTGGTTGCTGTCAGTGACTTCAGTACTCAAGTTGCATTCTGTTTCTGTCTGCTAGATGGTGATCCTGTGCACCCACAGAGAGTTTAAGGTGGACGTCAACAAGTCTCATCTGCTAGCATTCAAACACCGCCTGCCGAACCTGAGCGCCATCAGACACCTCACCATCCTGGATGACGTGGAGCTGGCCTCCGTGCAGCTCACCGGGAAGCCCTGACGCACAAACCCAGAACCTCAGCCTCACCTTCCATTTCACATGTCCCTTCTGCAGTCCCTGTCTGCTACGTAACGGCCAGGTGGTAGCCAGAGAGCCCGACCCTGGCAGAACTGCTTAACTACATGGCAGTACTGTGTGAGCGTTGTGTTAGTACTGCCACTTCCTGTTCCCTGGTCGAACCAAGGAGTGGGTTTTAGTTTTACGGTTATCAAACCAACTTGTGCCGCTGGCGTGGCGGCGTGTTGACCTGCCAGGTGGGAACAGCTGTGTAAATGGACAAATGAAAGCTTCTCATTTCTTTCCCCTTTGGTTCTGTGTGGTTGATGTTTCCCCCTGAACGCCATCTTGTTCTTACGGTGATCCAGACCTGTTCTGGGTTTCTTCTCGGGTGGCTTCAGAAAACAACAATAAAGCAATAATTCCACCAAACAACTGCAGGCTGCTGGCGTTTGTGTTGAATACAAAGCACCGCTGGCTGATTTATTTCATCAGTCTTAAGTGCCGTGACCTCTGACCTTCTGCTAAGTTTTCGGCATGTCTGTGGAAGTCGGAGCTGCAGACTTGGAGCGCGTCTTGGCCACTACAGGTCCATGTTAACTTAAATTAACTACAAGTCCTCGGTCGTATAGCGCCCCTACTGGCGGCAGGAGACATGCCACAGATACCTttggcctctgtgcattgtgggtttttatctacttgttgacatcttTTTTACAGCGCCTCAGACTGGCTGATGAAGGTAAGTCGTCAG
The DNA window shown above is from Lampris incognitus isolate fLamInc1 chromosome 16, fLamInc1.hap2, whole genome shotgun sequence and carries:
- the lgals3b gene encoding galectin-3b, with the translated sequence MDLSNALHSWPGEGNNQSGGGAVWPGGHNQPGPWPAQSSGNPTWPTGPAGDPAWPGGQPGGQPGGQPHWPGGQPGGQPQWPGGQPGGQPQWPGGQPGGQPHWPGSAETPSQPTWPARPSNPGAWPSSGPGPGPSIPAPNSILKVPYTLQLPHGVFDKLLISIAAAVPPHANKFTVNLSTDRDIAFHLNPRFHEAGGKVVVRNSQINKKWGPEERELGSFPFQHGKPFEMVILCTHREFKVDVNKSHLLAFKHRLPNLSAIRHLTILDDVELASVQLTGKP